ATCATGCTTGCTCACCGGCTCACCCGGCAACTCGCGGAGTGCCGCAGAAATGGCGGCGGCAACTGGCTTCGACCGGATGGCAAGTCGCAGGTGACGGTGGTATACGAGGACGGTGTACCGGTAGCGGTCGATACGGTCGTCATCTCGACGCAGCACAGTGACGGCATCAGTAACAAGAAACTCCACCAGGCAGTGATTTCCGATGTGATCGAGCCGGTCATTCCAAAGGAGATGCGCTCGAAGGAAATCAAGTACCACATCAACCCCACCGGCCGGTTTGTAGTTGGGGGTCCGCAGGGCGATGCGGGCCTTACCGGCCGCAAGATCATCGTCGATACATACGGCGGGATGGGCCGCCACGGGGGTGGTGCGTTCAGCGGCAAGGATCCCTCAAAGGTGGATCGGAGCGCATGTTATGCTGCGCGATGGGTTGCCAAGAACATTGTCGGCGCCAAACTCGCTCGCCGATGCGAGGTGCAGCTTGCCTACGCGATCGGTGTTGCAAAACCGGTATCGGTGATGGTCGATACGTTCGGTACCAACACCATCCCCGAAGCGGCGATCATGCGCGCCGTGGAGACGGTTTTCGATCTGACGCCGAAAGGCATCATCGCCGACCTCGACCTCAAGAAGCCGATATACGAGGCCACCGCTGCCTATGGACATTTTGGCCGAAGCTCTGAGAAAATCGGAATTGGCAGAAACAGCCGGACGCAGTTCACATGGGAGCGGCTGGATCGGGTAAAGCAGCTGCAGGCGGCAGTGAAGGGCTAGTGGACCTCTAGCCGCGGCGACAGTGGCGTAACTGTTCGCATCCGACACCCTGCTCGTGGGCTCATTGTTTCCAGGTTTGGCACGCATTTCACAACCTCACGATGCACATGCCGACTTTGGTGCTGGTCTTTTTGCTGTGTGCGCTCTCGTGTCGAAACGAGCAATATGGGCTTAACGGAACATCGCCAGGTCGGTCAGACTTCCGCGGGCATAGTAGTGTTTCGAGTATCGTCGATTCTATCGTCATTTCGCTTCGTGTACCGTCTACCTCTCGCATCGGGCACCCTATTCATTTCGAGTTGATCGCTCGCAACCCGACGCATCGAGCTTTGCCGTTTAATCTTGCCAACCCTAACCCCGCATTCTTTATCGTGACTGACGCGAGCGGAACGGTGGTCTGGAGTTCGGTTCCCGGCGAGCCGGCAATCGACCTGATGGAAGTCAACATGAGCTTGAAACCAGGCGGAGAACGCAAGTTGTCTGGGAACTGGACTCAATCAACCAAGGGCGGCTTGCAGTCAAAATCCGGCGACTATTTCGTAACTGGAATATTGATTGGCGATTTTACGACGCCTGAAATCCGTATTGGTCCGTTGCATTTCAGGATTGCATCACCGCGTGTCTAGCACGGGCGGTTCGCCAACACGCGACCGCTCAGGAGCGACAACAACGACAACGGTCGCGTGGGTATCTATCGGGATTGCAGTTGTTGCCGGTATGCTCGAGCTAAGTAATCGCACTATTGCCCCCCGTGCGGGTCCGGTTCTGGCAGCTATCAATACCTCCGTAGAACCCGGAACGCTTTCGAGGCTTGATCGTTCAGCTGGTGATATTTGGACTGCGTCGTCCGATGAGTCAGGGGACACCAGGTCCATGATATTACTCGGCAATTGCGCGTTTGCCCGGAGTGACAAGCGATACATCGGAATCGTGATCGGAACGAAGCCTGATGGCGTTGTCAGGGGAAAAGACCCAACGTCAACCCAGCGCGTCGTACTAGTCCACCTGACGGCTTCCGTGCGCGAGTCAGCCGGCACGAGCACCATGGCTTTCGCATACCCGGAAGCAGTGGACGTCAGCAGATGCCCAGGACCTCCAACCCGGCAGCCGACGTTTCACGAAGCCTTTATAGAGGGTGAGAGAAGACACAGCAGCTGGGAGAGCGCCAAAACAGAACATCCCGAACCGAATCGACCCAAGCCCCATACCGGAAACCGGGTCTACTACGAGTTTGAGGTTCAGGAGGAAGCCTCGCCTCTTCCCGCGAGCGGAGTTCCAAGATACCCTGTCCCGCTCCACGCCTCGGGGGTTCGAGGAGAAACGCATGCGCAATTCATAGTTGGCCGGGACGGCCGGGTAGAAAAACCGTCGATAAAAATCCTTCAGTCCACAAACGAGTTGTTCACCGCTTCACTTCTTGAGGCCTTGCCTGCTATGCGCTTTTCTCCCGCGCTCGCGCGGGGCAGGAAAGTGAGGCAGCTCGTGCAGCAGAAGATTGTGCTGACTGAACACCGCTGAGGCGAGTCACAAAACAAGCGTGGCCTGGTCAGGGTTTATCTGAAATTGGCTACTTTGAGAAATCGCCGTCGTCCAGCAGAGCGCGCCCATGCGCCGGACCTTTATGCCCATAGTGCCCGCCATTACATTCCAGAAATGCAGCTCGTTGAAGTCGAAGTGATGCGGCTGGGCCTCGACCGCTCCAATAATTCCTACGTCGTCATCCTCCGCGAAAAGGATGGCGAGCGTCTTCTGCCGATTTGGATCGGGCAGCCCGAAGCGGAGTCCATCGTCGTCGAAATGAGCAAGCTGCGACGCGAGCGCCCGCTAACCCACGATCTCTGCAAAACACTAATCACGGGTCTTGGCGGAACACTGCGGCGGATTCAGATCACCAGAGTTGAGAATCGGACTTATTACGCCGAGCTGCAGATCAGGCGGGAGGGTTCGACGATCAACATCGACGCGCGGCCATCTGATAGTATCGCGATCGCTCTCCGCTGCGCTGCCCCGATCTTTGCCCAGGAATCGCTCTTGCGCGCGATGCTTTTCGAGGACGCAGAGACGGCAGCTCAGATGGCCGATGAACCGGAATCTGACAGTGCGGGCTCCGAACCGTCCGATGAAATGACCCCCGAGCAGCTCAAGGCTTATCTGGAAAATCTGCGCCCCGAGGACTTTGGGAAATTCAGTCTGTAGCTTGGCGCTCGTTTTCCTGTCGAGCATTGCGTCAGCCCAGGAAATCGCACCGCAAGGCAATCCCAAGGTAGATCAGCGCGTCGTGGGACGAATCGTTCGTCCCGCTGCGAAATCGATGCTGCCGGTTGCCGGTGTCTGGGCGATCCTCCATCGTGTAGGATCCGATGCGGCGGCGCCACTGGACTCGATGCAGACCAACGGCGCTGGCGAGTACTCGTTCACCTACCGCAAAACTGGCGACGAACAAGCCATTTACTTTGTCTCGGCATCATACTCGGGGATCGCATACTTCACTACGCCGCTGCATCACGCGCTGGTCAAAAACGACGAGGCGGAGATCGCGGTGTTCGATACCACATCCAGGAGCGTGCCGACGAGTATTCGCGGTCATCATGTAATTGTTTCGGCGGTGAATCCGAACGCCGTTCGCTCGGTGACCGAAGTCTATGAGCTTGCCAATGACAGTTCCGTAACGCGCGTTGCAGCGAATTCGACGCCGGGCGGCGCGGTCTGGTCCGCGGCCTTCCCGGCAGGTGCCCGCAATTTTCGCGTGAGTCAGGGGGACGTTCCCGCCGATGCCGTCACGTTTTCCGCCGGGAGGGCCTTCGTGTTCGCGCCGTTGGCCCCGGGGCTGAAACAGCTCTCGTTCACTTACGACGTCCCGGCGTCGTCGTTTCCACTCAGCGTCCCGATAGACCGCCCCACGGAGGTCTACGAAGTGCTGATTGAAGAACCAACCGGAACAGTGACCGGCGCCCGGTTGAAAGAAGTAGATGCGGTCAGTCTGGAAAAGCGGATGTTTCGGCGGTTCCTGGCTTCCAATATCCCGGCGAATGTAACGAGCGTCATCGATCTCCCGCGCGCAACAGAGGGCCGGGTGGATAGCCGTTACCTGATCGGCATCACCGTGATCATTGGCGGGTCGATGGTCTTCGCGCTTGCCCGCGCGCTCAGAAAGGCTTAAGCTTCGGCACAATTGATCGCGAACGGAGCCCCGGAAACCGGTCTGATGCCGGTGCGGCCCCGCCACTGTATCGGGCATCAAAACGCACGCTCGTAGTACCACTGGCCACAGTTGGCCGGGAAGGTGAGCGACGCGGCCCGGAGCCAGGAGACGACTCTCGCTCGCGCCACTTATTCAGAACCTCGGGGGAGGGGCTGGTGGCGTTCGAGGTGTCCACTCAGGATGCGTTGACGTTGCAGGCGTTCTCTTCCATGGAGAACGCTTTTTTGTTTTGGTGCCGTCAGTTCGCTCTTGCTGTGATTATTCTGGCTGCCTGCGCGCCTTCCCGTGAGCCACAGCCATCGGCGCAGTCGGACGATTTTGGCGATCCAATCAGCTTTGTGGGACGCCCGTCGCGAATCGTCTCCCTGAACCCGGCTACCACCGACCTGCTGTTCGCGCTTGGCGCAGGCGGCCGCCTGGTGGGCCGCACCCACTGGGACCTCTATCCCGACTCGGCGAAATTCGTCCCGGACCTGGGGTCCGGCCTGAGGCCGAACATCGAGGCCGTCCTGGGCGCCAAACCCGACCTGGTAGTGCTTTACGCAAGCCAGGACAATCGAAACGCCGCAACGCAGTTTCGCGCTGCCGGCGTCAACACCATCTCACTGAAAATCGACCACATTGCCGACTTTCATCGCGCCTCGGTGCTGCTTGGACGCATCATCGGCGACAGCATTCGCGGGCAGGTGGTTTCGGATTCAGTGGCACGGACCATTGACCGCGTCGCCAACGTGACGAAGGCGCTGAAAAAGCCTCGTGTGTTCTGGCACATATGGGACGCGCCGCTGATCACGATCGCGGCCGGCAGCTATCTGCATGAGCTGATTGTCATCGCCGGCGGCGAAAACGTCTATGCGGAGCTGCCCGATCCCTCCCCGACGGTTTCGATCGAAGACGTACTCCGGCGCAATCCTGATTATTTCATCACTGGGCCGGAGGGCGCGATGAAGATTCGCCGAGATGCGCGGTGGGCGGCCGCACCGGCGGTTAGGGCCGGGCGGATTCTCATCGCCGATACCATTCTCGTGGGGCGCCCGTCGGTGAGACTCGGAGAGGCGGCGGTGTCGCTCGCCGCATTGCTGCATCCGGGCGCGTTTCGGTGATGTCGCACCACATGTGGCATTGGTGGATAATGATAGCCGCTCTCATCGTGCTCTCCGTTGTCGCCGTCGGGACCGGCGCTGTGTCGATCCCTCCGCTGGAAGTGCTGCAAGCAGTACGTGGCGTTGGTGATGAGGGTGTGGTTTCCATTGTTCGCAACCTGAGACTGCCGCGCGTGATCCTCGCCGCCCTCGTCGGTGCCGCACTCGGGATGAGCGGCGGTGCATTGCAAGGCACGCTTCGCAACGGGCTCGCGGAACCCTACCTGCTCGGTGTTTCGGGGGGCGCAGCGGTTGGAGCCGTGATCGCGTTCGCTGGGGGAGCTACTGCAGGCGGCATCGTCGCGATCGCGGCCTTCGCCGGCGCCTCCGCGGCAGTGCTGCTGGCCTTGCTGGTCGCTCGCGCCGCCGGCCGCGGCGGGCACGGCGATCCTCGCACGCTGCTAATGGCGGGTGTCGTCATTGGCGCGTTTGCAAACGCCGTGATCATGATCGCACTGGCAAATGCGCCGCCGAACACTATCCGCGGCGCGCTCTGGTGGATGATGGGCTCCGTGGCCGACGGCTCGTGGGCCACTGTCGGGTGGTTAACTGCATATGTGGCCGCAGGCGGCTTTGCTCTGATTTACTGGGCACGGGAAATCGACGTGCTGGCACTCGGCGACGAGTCAGCGGCGGCACTTGGCGTGAACGTGGAGTCTGCGGCCCGACGCATGTATCTGTTGAGCGCGGTGCTGGCAGCGGCGACGGTTGCCGCAGCGGGACTTATCGGATTCGTTGGCCTTGTCGTGCCCCACATCGTGCGGGCTGCGGGAATCCGTCACCACCGGCCGCTGCTGATTGCATCGGCGCTCGTGGGAGCAACACTCGTTACGGGAGCCGACCTTGTGGCGCGCACCGTTCGACCGCCGGGGGAGCTACCTCTTGGAGCAGTGACAGCGATACTGGGTGTCCCGTTTTTTCTTGCGCAGCTGAGACGCGCCGCATGATCGCGTTTGAAGGTATTGCGGTACGCTATCACGGAGCGGGCGTCCGTGCGCTGGATAACGTTACGTTCCGCGCGCCGGCGGGAGAGGTTACCGCGGTAACGGGCCCAAACGGCAGCGGCAAATCAACTCTCGTTCGCGCGCTGCTGCGCCGTCAGTCGCTGGAAGAGGGCCGGATTACGATCGACGGACGCGATCACGCTTCGATGTCTGCCGTTGAAATGGCGCGAGCCGTTGCGGTTGCCCCACAGCGGGAAAACCCGGCGTTCCCGATGCGTGTCGACGAGTACGTTGCACTTGCGCGGTATCCGCACCTCGGGCTCTGGCAGACTGCCGGGTTGTCCGACGCTGTCAAGGTCACTGATGCGATCGCGCGAGCCGGCCTTGAAGAATTTGCCGGACGCCGTACGGACGCACTCTCGGGCGGTGAGTGGCAACGCGTCCGGATTGCGCGTGCGCTCGCACAGGGCGGACGCGCCCTTGTGCTGGACGAGCCCACGACCTTTCTGGATCTCTCTCACGAGATGTCGTTGTTCGAGCTTCTCGATGGACTCGCCAGCGATGGAATGACGGTGCTGTTGATCAGTCACCAGTTGAACCTGGTGGCCCGCTTCGCTCGAAACGTGATTCTCCTGCACCACGGACGCGTCGTCGCCTCCGGAAGTCCCGCAGACGTGATGCAGGCACCGCTCCTCGAAAAAGTATACGAGTGGCCTCTCGTCGTATCACGCGATCCGGCGGTGGGAGCGCCATCACTGATCCCCCTTCGCCGTAAAGCGCCCGTCTCTCATTCCGCGCCCTCATCAACTCCCAACACTCTCACCTGATAACAAGCCATGCCAGCAAGCAGCAACAACCAGCACCTGGTTCACAGACGCGGTTTCGCAGTATCAATTGCCGCTGTCGCGGGCCTCTCGATGAGTGCACCAGCGATTGCCATCGCCCAGAGGGCCGATACCACGAGGCTGGATACCGTTGTGGTGTCGGCCACCAAGACTCCCACCACGCGCGCTGCCGCGACACAGGCGATTACTGTGATTTCCGGCGATGAGCTTCGTGCCCGCGGTGTCGCTCGTGTGTCGGACGCACTGCGCGAGGTGCCTGGTGCATCAATCGTTCAGAACGGGTCGTTCGGCTCCGTGAGTACGCTGTTCCTGCGGGGTGGCGAGAGCCGCTATACGAAGATTCTCATCGACGGCGTTGCGGTCAACGCACCGGGCGGTTTCTTCGATCTAAGTCACCTCACAACCGATAACATCGAGCGTATCGAAGTTGTGCGCGGGCCCGCGGGCGTAGTTTACGGGGCCGATGCAGTGTCGGGCGTGGTTCAGATTTTCACACGGCAGGGGCGTGGCCCGGCTTCACTGAGTGCTTCCGTACGAGCCGGCACCTATGGAACCATCGACGGTGGCATAGACGTGAGCGGAGCGGCCGGCAGCGCGCGTTATGCACTAGGCGCGGCTCAACACGTTACCGATGGCATCATTCCATTCAACAATCAATACTACAACGGGACACTTAGCGCCTCAGCTGGCTTCGCGCCGAAACCATCGACGGAACTGTCTACCTCGGCGCGGTACACTACTGCCGAGTTTCACTATCCAACCGACTTCACCGGCGCGCCAGTCGACTCGAATGCCTACCGCGTTCAGCACCGGCTTACGGTTGGTGCCGATGCGTCCACGCGGATCTCGCCGTTGGTGACGGCCCGCGTCCTGCTCGGCAGCAACGACGTCTCCGACCTTACCGAAGACATCGCCATCCCATTTGGCGCTCCGGCAAACGATCCGGTGCAGGTCCACTCGGCATTCCAGTCGCGGAACTACAGACGCTCGGCGGAGGGTCGATTCCTGTTCCAGCTTCCTTACTCGACGACGGTCAACATTGGCGCTGAGTACATGCGGGAACGAGAATCGAGCGGTAACAGCGAAGGCCCTGTTGGAGCGCCGACGGTGCAGACGTCGAGCTTCATTGCACAACGGAGCAACCGCGCGGCGTACGCCGAGCTGCTTGGACAATTCACATCGCGCACTTCGTACGTGCTTTCTGCCCGTCTCGACGACAACTCCGATTACGACGCTGTGACGACCTACCGTGTCGGCGGCAGTCTGGCTCTGGCGCCGTCCACCCGTGTTCGTGGATCGCTGAGCACTGCGTTCAACGCTCCGGCTTTCAATCAGCTTCTTCCCACGCTTTTCACGTCGGGGAACCCCGGCCTCGATCCCGAGCGCACACGCAGCTATGAAATCGGTGTCGAGCAGAGTTTCCTCAGCGGAGCTGTTCGCTTCACAGCCGACTATTTCAACCAGCACTTCAGCGACCTCATTCAGTTCGTAGCTGGAGGCCCGCCAACGTTCCTGGGCAGCTACGCGAATCTCACAGGCGCGGAATCGAACGGCTACGATGTCGAAGTCGCCATCACGCCCGATGCGGATTTCTCCGCGACGGCGAGCTACACACAGGCTTCTCCGAAAGTAACTGAGCTCTCTGAGGCATACGCCGGCGACCTGAGCGTTGGCCAGGCACTCCTGCGTCGCGCGACTCATACAGGCTCAGCGGTGGTCCGATATCGTAAAACAGGCATCGGCTCGCTTTCGGCGACGGCGACCTATGTCGGCAGCCGTCCGGACATCGACTTCAGCGAGTTTCCGTCACCGGTGGTGACTCTGCCAGCCTACACGAAGACCGATGTCGCTGGCAGCTTCGATGTGCTTCGCCGCAGAAACGGTTCCGGCCTGGCGCTCACCGTTCGCGCGGAAAATCTGTTCGATAAGAAATACGAGGACGTGCTGCACTTTCAAGCGCCCGGCCGGGTGATTCTCATTGGCGCACGGTTCGGCGGTACTCAATAGATTGAGCGATGCAACCGCTGGTGACGGAATCGATAGTTCTGCACACGTTCCACTATCTCGAAACGTCGCTGATAATTCGGCTCATGACACGCGAGGCCGGTATTCAATCGGTGCTGGCCCGCGGCGCGCGCAACTCCAAAAAAAGATTTGGCGGAGCGCTCGATCTTTTCGCTCAGGGCGCAGCCGAGATTCACATGCGCCCCAACAGGGAGCTGCAGGCGCTGACGGGGTTGGATGTAACGCGCGCGAGGCCCCGCCTCGCGACTGACGTCGGGAGATTCACCGCTGGCTCGATGATCGCCGAGCTGGCGCTCCGCTCCTCCAGTGACGAGCCGTCGCCAGCGCTGTTCAATGCCGTTGAGGAAAGCCTCGACCGGATAGTGGATGCAGAGGGGAGTACGATTGTCGAGTCCGCGCTGTCCGGTGCCTGGCTGATTGTCGCTTCGCTGGGCTTCAGCCCCTCTCTCGATGGCTGCGCCAACTGCGATTCCGTTTTCAAACGTGACGCTGCTGTTGGCTTCTCACATGCCGCCGGTGGTGCGCTCTGCGCCCGGTGCCGGCTGAGCGCTGCCGGCAGCCGCCTGCTGCCATCATCGGCGCGTGATGCAATCAGGTTGTGGGTGGGAGGGGGAAGGGTAACCGGTCTTCCGGCATTGGAAGCCAAAGCGCATCAGCGGCTGTTACGCGAATTTGTCGGTGAGCATGTGAGCGGCGATCGCGAGCTTCGCGCTTTCAAGGTGTGGGAGGAGGGAAGCTGGAGCGCGTCGTGAAATACAACTCCTCAGGGGGTGGAGCATGCCGTGAGTTGCAGCTTGCTGTGATCAATGATCCTGCCTCAGCGCCGCTCCTGCGATGATTCTGGGTACTGCAGGGCACATCGATCACGGAAAGACGACGCTTGTGAAGGCTCTCACTGGTGTCGATACCGACCGCCTGCCGGAGGAGAAGAAGCGCGGCATTACCATCGATCTCGGTTTCGCGCCTCTGGTACTCGATGACGCTGGAACGATCGGCATCGTCGATGTGCCGGGCCATGAGGGATTCATCCGCACCATGCTTGCGGGAGCGAGCGGCATTGACATCGGCCTTCTGGTAATTGCTGCCGACGAAGGCGTGATGCCGCAGACTCGCGAGCATCTCGACATCCTCTCACTGTTGAAGATTCAGCAGGTGATCGTGGCCCTGGCAAAGTCCGACCTGGCCGACACCGAGTGGCTGGGACTTGTCCGCGATGAGGTTGATTCTCTTCTCGAGCCGACAGCCTACGGGGGCAGTCGCGTCATACCTGTGTCGGCTCGCACAGGCGAGGGCCTGGCGGAGCTTCGGAGCGCCATCTCGGCCGCTGCTGCAATGGTATCTCCCCGCAATGTCGAAACCGATCTGTTTCGCATGCCGGTTGATCGTGTGTTCTCGGTCAGGGGAACCGGAACCGTGGTAACGGGAACAATCTGGAGTGGTTCAGTCGCGCGTGAATCGATGGTGACACTTTATCCCGGCAGTCGGCAATTGCGCGTTCGCGCGGTGGAAACGCACGGAGCCGCCATCACGTCCGCCCGTGCTGGAGAACGAACCGCGCTCGCCCTCGCGGGGTGCGACGTCTCCGAGGTAGGCCGGGGGAGCGTGCTGGTTGGCGACCCGGCCTGGGTTGAGACCAGCGAGATCGATGCTGAGCTTGAGATCCATGCGAGTGCGCCGAGAATAACGTCCCGAACGCGGCTTCGGTTCCATCTGGGGACCTCTGACGTCGGCTGTCGAGTCGCCGGCCGGGGAGCTTCTGACCCGGCGGATGCCCTGGGCGCGCGCTCACGTATCGTGCTCGAGCATCCGGTGATCGCACGTGGCGGTGACCACTTCGTGCTGCGGTATCCATCTCCCCCTGCCACGATCGGCGGCGGAACGGTGCTAGATCCATATCCACCGAGAAGGCGGCGGTCGAGCGGCGGCGGGGCGCGCCGGCAACTCCCGGATGGCGACGCCGTGGTTCACTCGCAACTGGATCGGATGCTCGCGGCCTCAGGCCTGGCCGGGGTGCGATATTCGTCTCTGCCCATCCGCCTCGGCCTGCCGGCCGCGGAGACAGCAGCACACTGTGCTGCGGCACGATGCTACATCGTCAACGGGCGGTCATATGCGGGTTCTGTGATCGACCAGACGGCCAATGCGGTCGTGCAGAATATTTCAGCACACGCAGCAAACTTTACGCTCGAACCCGGTGTCTCACTTCAGACGCTTCGAGCTGCTTTCAGAGCCGAACCCGCGGTTATCGATGCGGTATTGAATCGTCTTGTGGGTGAGGGGAAGATTGAGCTGGATGGGGGATTTGCACGGCCCGCCGGCTGGAAGCCGGAGCTCAATGCAGATGAACAAAGGATCAGCGATTCGATCGTGCAGGCGATTCGCGATCAACCAAATGAGCCGCCAGGTGTACATGAACTGAGCGAAAAGTTTGGACCTCGGACGGGCACGTTGCTGCGAAAGCTCGACCGGGATGGTGTTCTGAAACGCGTTTCGGACGACCGGTATTATTCGAGCGAGGCTGTCACGGGAATCGTCGGGCTGGTACGGGCGGCGCTGGTGCCAGGCAGGTTGTACAGTCCGGCGGAGTTGAGGGATGTTGTTGGCGTGTCGAGGAAATACCTGATTCCGCTGCTCGAGTTTTTCGACAGGACAGGAGTGACGGAAAGGGCGATGGCGGGACGGCGGATTCTGCCGCCGCGAAGGCCAGTAGCGGCAGAAAAGTGATTCGTCCGTTCGGCAGTTGGATGTGTGGCGGCTTGACACTCCTTAAAAGCGGGCGTAGCTTGGCCGCATCGAGTAAGAGAACACCCAGTTACAGGAGCTTTCCAAAAAACTTTATTTGTCTGCACTGGAGCAAAAATGAAACACCTGTGGGTAGCACTGATTGTGCTTGCCCTCGGCGCATTCATGCCAGGTGATCTGTCGGCTCAGGGAATTTCACCCCAGTCCGGCAGAGTACGTGGCCCCGGATTGGAGCTCGGCCAGAATTTTCCGAATCCAGTCGTTGAAAGTACCAGAATTCCGTTCACCGTTGGCGATGGTGCCGGCTGTTCGGATTCCGGAAGATTGCATCGCGTTAGCCTGCAGATCTACAATGTTCTTGCGCAGCCGATTGCTGTGCCGGTTCTGCAGGGCGGAACGGGGAATGTCGCTGGTGGAGAGCTGATCGACGGTTTGTTGTTGACATGTAACCAGTACATCGCTTTCTGGGATGGTAAGGACACCAGAAGCCAGCAGGATGTAGGATCGGGCGTCTATCTGTATCGGTTGGAAGTTGATGGCAGGCCGGTAACCAAGAAGATGCTCGTGTCGAAATAGCGGTTTGGAGCTGGCAGTACGAACGCGCCCCATTTGTGGGGCGCGTTCTTTTTGTCTGTTACCGCGGCGGGCACCCACATTGCACGGTTGAATGACATGATCAACGCAGATCGGCTGACGGTAAAATCTGGCGAGGCTCTGAACGACGCTGTAGCGCTCGCACGGCGTGCCGGCAATCCGCTTATTTACGACCTCCATCTTCTGCTCGCACTGCTTGCTCAGGATGAGGGAATAGTGGTTTCCGTTCTCCAGAAGCTCGGCGCGAGCATCGCGTCGCTACGGGATCAGTGCGAAAAGGAAGTGGCAAGATATCCCAGGCAGAGCGACGCGCAGCCCAACGCATCGCGCGAGCTAAGCCAGGTTTTCGACCGGGCGGAAGAGGAAGCCCGGGCCCTCGGCGATGACTTTGTTTCAACGGAGCATCTCCTGGTGGCGCTGTCGGATGTAAAAGCCACTGATTCGAAACGGTTGCTGAACGGCGTGGGCGCAACGCGCCAGGCGCTGCTCGATTCTCTCAAGGCCGTTCGCGGCACACATCGCGTTGCAGACCAGAGCCCCGAAAATCAGTATCAGGCATTACAGCGCTATACTCGCGATCTCACTGATGCCGCACGCCGTGGCAAGCTCGATCCGGTCATCGGACGAGACGAGGAGATTCGCCGCGTGATCCAGGTTCTGTCGCGGCGCACCAAGAACAATCCGGTGCTGATCGGAGAGCCGGGCGTCGGCAAGACCGCTATCGCTGAAGGCCTGGCGCAGCGAATAATGAACGGCGACGTGCCGGAAGGCCTGAAAAACAAACAACTGCTTGCGCTGGACCTTGGCGCTCTCATCGCTGGTGCCAAATTTCGGGGTGAGTTCGAAGAGCGCCTCAAGGCCGTTCTCAAGGAAATCACGGAAGCAGACGGGAAGTTCGTCATCTTCATCGACGAGATGCACACGATCGTCGGTGCGGGCCGCGCAGAAGGATCGATGGACGCTGGCAACATGCTCAAGCCGCTTCTCGCGCGCGGCGCGCTCCGTGTTGTCGGCGCGACAACCCTGGATGAGTACCGGAAGCACGTCGAGAAGGACGCCGCGCTCGAACGCCGGTTTCAACCGGTTTACGTGGGTGAGCCGAGCGTCGAAAGCACAATCGCGATTCTCCGTGGACTCAAGGAACGTTACGAGGTCCATCACGGAGTACGCATCACCGATGGCGCGATCGTCTCGGCGGCGACTCTGTCCAATCGGTATATCGGCGATCGTTTCCTTCCCGACAAGGCTATCGATCTTATCGATGAGGCGGCTTCACGGCTTCGCATCGAGATCGATTCCATGCCCCAGGAAATCGATGAGGTCGAACGGCGAATCACACAGCTGGAGATCGAGCGCCAGGCGCTTCAGAAGGAAAAAGACAAGGCGTCGGTCGAGCGCCGCGGTGCACTGGAGCGCGAGCTTGCCGATCTGCGCGAGAAGTCGAGCGGCATGAAGACCCAGTGGCAGATGGAAAAAGAAACGCTCGGCAGCGTCGGCAGAATCAAGCAGCGGATGGAAGAGGCTCGCATGCAAGCCGAGCAGGCCACTCGATCTGGTGACCTCGCGAAAGCAGCGGAGTTGACTTACGGCACCGTCCCCGCCCTTGAGCGTGACATGCTCGAGGCCGAACAGCAGCTTGCCAGCAAGCAGGTCGGCGGTCGCCAGTTTCTGAAGGAGGAA
The DNA window shown above is from Gemmatimonadaceae bacterium and carries:
- the clpB gene encoding ATP-dependent chaperone ClpB, translating into MINADRLTVKSGEALNDAVALARRAGNPLIYDLHLLLALLAQDEGIVVSVLQKLGASIASLRDQCEKEVARYPRQSDAQPNASRELSQVFDRAEEEARALGDDFVSTEHLLVALSDVKATDSKRLLNGVGATRQALLDSLKAVRGTHRVADQSPENQYQALQRYTRDLTDAARRGKLDPVIGRDEEIRRVIQVLSRRTKNNPVLIGEPGVGKTAIAEGLAQRIMNGDVPEGLKNKQLLALDLGALIAGAKFRGEFEERLKAVLKEITEADGKFVIFIDEMHTIVGAGRAEGSMDAGNMLKPLLARGALRVVGATTLDEYRKHVEKDAALERRFQPVYVGEPSVESTIAILRGLKERYEVHHGVRITDGAIVSAATLSNRYIGDRFLPDKAIDLIDEAASRLRIEIDSMPQEIDEVERRITQLEIERQALQKEKDKASVERRGALERELADLREKSSGMKTQWQMEKETLGSVGRIKQRMEEARMQAEQATRSGDLAKAAELTYGTVPALERDMLEAEQQLASKQVGGRQFLKEEVTADDVAEIVAKWTGIPVTRMLEGERERLTRLESLLSERVVGQSEAVQAVANAVRRSRAGLQDPNRPIGSFIFLGPTGVGKTETARALAEFLFDDEQAMVRIDMSEYMEKHAVARLIGAPPGYVGFEEGGQLTEAVRRRPYSVVLFDEIEKAHPDVFNILLQILDDGRLTDSQGRTVNFRNSVIIMTSNIGSAFILERGTDDWALVETQVTEMLRQHFRPEFLNRVDDVIIFRPLGREQIDHIIGLQLGRFDKLLADRKLTMRLTPAARQLLATEGYDPAFGARPLKRAIQRMVQNPLALAVLEGRFGEGDTLVGDIGDDGQLGFTSAELAPSPHDG